A section of the Candidatus Endomicrobium procryptotermitis genome encodes:
- a CDS encoding M23 family metallopeptidase, with protein sequence MKKTIFVLCLMFVSFFVFADALRDWTDFETQLRKGNISSAEAEFLAKKLTQNLSDYTAEKGITEDILWAFPVKGYSKNDISDIKKLYKAMAENASDTKFFDGEQFLGEKYINVEISAKSAAAPVDVVAANNAIAIYVKRGSLNSASGNCIWLYNPAQNFYIYYGHLRDVDVNLGDIVKTGDKIGNIRPSKKGYVLKFTVLMYGDDKFGLYTYLDDMP encoded by the coding sequence ATGAAAAAAACTATTTTTGTTTTGTGTTTAATGTTCGTTTCCTTTTTTGTGTTTGCAGACGCACTGAGAGATTGGACTGATTTTGAAACTCAGCTCAGAAAAGGAAATATATCATCAGCGGAGGCCGAATTTCTGGCGAAGAAACTTACACAGAATTTAAGCGATTATACAGCGGAAAAAGGCATAACAGAAGATATATTGTGGGCTTTTCCCGTAAAGGGATATTCAAAAAACGATATTTCCGATATCAAGAAACTTTATAAGGCTATGGCCGAAAACGCTTCCGATACTAAATTTTTTGATGGAGAACAATTTTTGGGAGAGAAATATATCAATGTCGAAATATCTGCAAAAAGTGCCGCAGCACCGGTTGACGTGGTAGCGGCAAATAACGCAATAGCCATATATGTTAAAAGAGGATCTCTAAATTCCGCCAGCGGCAACTGCATATGGCTCTATAATCCTGCACAAAATTTTTACATTTATTATGGGCATTTGAGAGATGTAGATGTAAATTTGGGAGACATAGTTAAAACCGGAGATAAAATCGGAAATATAAGGCCGTCAAAGAAAGGATATGTTTTAAAATTTACAGTTTTGATGTATGGTGATGATAAATTCGGATTATATACTTATCTTGATGACATGCCTTAA
- a CDS encoding sodium/solute symporter (Members of the Solute:Sodium Symporter (SSS), TC 2.A.21 as described in tcdb.org, catalyze solute:Na+ symport. Known solutes for members of the family include sugars, amino acids, nucleosides, inositols, vitamins, urea or anions, depending on the system.), translating to MLSIILVSLFVIALITAGIWGMKKTSTLNDFFIGSRSIGPWISAFSYGTSYFSAVVFIGFAGKFGWGFGLSSLWIAAGNAFLGAFLAWIVLGKRTRTMTQNLDVVTMPEFLQERYGGKYFKIIAAVVIFLFLLPYAASVFKGLGYLFEINLNISFDAALLIMVAIVAVYLILGGYFAVTMTDFIQGFIMLTGAIVMTFILTGKSGGLIASLRQISENFYENVYVQSSPDYFLLAAIVFMTSFGAWGMPQMVQKFYSIKNEKVIKIAAFTTLGFCLIISLCAYFTGALTHVFFDAPVTVNGIVNYDAMIPELLIKYLPHGVMAIILLLILSASMSTLSALVLVSASSIAIDLYKGHVNPEISKRNSVFMMRFLSGLFVLISYLIARYQFSFIVTLMSLSWGVVAGGFLAPYVYGLYWKRTTLIGAKAGMIAGIAASIILFYALGPEKAPIASSIAIIIPFIIVPAVSMITKKPSPRRIIKAFKGI from the coding sequence ATGCTATCGATTATTTTAGTTTCTCTTTTTGTCATTGCACTGATTACTGCTGGAATATGGGGAATGAAGAAGACTTCTACATTAAACGATTTTTTTATCGGCTCAAGATCGATAGGCCCGTGGATATCGGCTTTTTCTTACGGAACTTCTTATTTTTCCGCAGTTGTTTTTATAGGTTTTGCGGGCAAATTTGGCTGGGGATTCGGTCTCAGCTCTTTATGGATTGCAGCAGGCAACGCTTTCTTGGGCGCATTTCTGGCGTGGATAGTTTTAGGGAAACGCACAAGGACTATGACACAAAATCTTGACGTGGTAACTATGCCCGAATTTTTACAGGAAAGATACGGTGGAAAATATTTCAAGATAATAGCGGCTGTGGTGATATTTTTATTTTTGTTGCCGTATGCCGCGTCGGTGTTTAAAGGGCTGGGATATTTGTTTGAAATAAATCTTAACATTTCATTTGACGCCGCTCTTCTTATTATGGTAGCGATAGTAGCTGTTTATCTAATACTCGGAGGCTATTTTGCCGTGACTATGACAGATTTTATACAGGGTTTTATAATGCTGACGGGCGCTATAGTCATGACTTTTATTTTGACTGGAAAGTCTGGAGGGCTTATTGCTTCGCTGCGACAGATTTCCGAAAATTTTTATGAAAACGTTTATGTGCAATCTTCGCCGGATTATTTTTTGCTTGCTGCAATTGTTTTTATGACCTCTTTTGGAGCATGGGGAATGCCGCAGATGGTACAGAAATTTTATTCCATAAAAAATGAGAAAGTTATAAAGATTGCGGCATTTACAACACTCGGTTTCTGCCTTATTATTTCATTATGCGCTTACTTTACCGGCGCACTGACGCATGTATTTTTTGACGCTCCCGTCACGGTAAACGGCATTGTCAATTATGACGCGATGATACCAGAACTTTTAATAAAATATCTTCCTCATGGCGTTATGGCGATAATACTTTTGCTTATTTTATCGGCTTCGATGTCAACACTTTCTGCTTTGGTTTTGGTTTCGGCTTCGAGTATAGCCATAGATTTGTATAAAGGTCATGTCAATCCTGAAATATCAAAAAGAAATTCTGTTTTTATGATGCGTTTTTTAAGCGGATTGTTCGTTTTGATATCATACTTAATTGCCCGCTATCAGTTTTCTTTTATAGTTACGCTTATGTCATTGTCTTGGGGCGTGGTTGCCGGTGGATTTCTTGCGCCGTACGTTTACGGACTTTACTGGAAAAGAACGACTCTTATAGGAGCAAAAGCAGGAATGATCGCTGGCATAGCGGCGTCGATTATATTATTTTATGCGCTTGGGCCAGAAAAAGCGCCTATAGCGTCAAGCATAGCTATAATAATCCCTTTTATAATTGTTCCCGCTGTAAGCATGATTACAAAAAAGCCTTCTCCGAGAAGGATAATAAAAGCTTTTAAGGGGATATAA
- a CDS encoding phenylacetate--CoA ligase — protein MFWQKEIETAPRPEILKLQLQMLNNTIERAKRSKFYSKKLENISPLKNIEQIKELPFTTKEDLRSGFPYDFLSVELGEVVRLHSSSGTTGNPTVVYHTAQDLDNWANISARCMYTAGARKNDIFQNTMGYGLFTGGLGFHYGAERLGMMTIPIGPGNSKRQAWFMQNFATTTVHILPSYALRLYHSMKEDGINPKKDLKLKMFFIGAEPHTEELRREIQELYGLKAFNSYGLSEISGPGVAFECLEQDGMHIWEDYVIPEIIDPDTLEVLPDGEEGELVLTAINRYAMPIIRYRTRDITAIIVKPCSCGRTHRRITRIKGRTDDMMIINGVNIFPVQIEKTIMNIPQASKNYIIEIGEENYMDRLSVKIEINDDTFSGTLEDLEKLKYKIEAELKSETGVSPTVSFVDQGTLPIAEGKVKRVYDLRKKNKF, from the coding sequence ATGTTTTGGCAAAAAGAAATTGAAACTGCGCCGCGTCCGGAAATTCTCAAACTACAGCTTCAAATGCTCAACAACACGATAGAGAGAGCCAAAAGGTCGAAATTCTATTCTAAAAAACTTGAAAATATAAGTCCGCTTAAAAATATAGAGCAGATAAAAGAACTGCCATTTACGACAAAAGAAGATTTGCGCAGTGGATTTCCGTATGATTTTCTTTCCGTAGAATTAGGCGAAGTCGTAAGGCTCCATTCTTCTTCGGGTACCACCGGAAATCCGACCGTCGTTTATCATACCGCTCAGGATTTAGACAATTGGGCAAACATTTCCGCAAGGTGCATGTACACCGCCGGAGCAAGAAAGAATGACATTTTTCAAAACACTATGGGTTACGGACTCTTTACCGGAGGGCTGGGTTTTCATTACGGTGCAGAAAGGCTTGGCATGATGACGATACCGATAGGTCCCGGCAACAGTAAAAGGCAGGCTTGGTTTATGCAAAATTTTGCTACAACGACCGTACACATTCTTCCAAGTTATGCGTTAAGACTTTATCACAGCATGAAAGAAGACGGAATCAATCCTAAAAAAGATTTAAAGTTAAAAATGTTCTTTATTGGCGCTGAACCTCACACGGAAGAACTTCGCAGGGAAATACAGGAACTGTACGGATTAAAGGCTTTCAACTCTTACGGTCTGTCTGAAATAAGCGGTCCCGGAGTCGCTTTTGAATGCCTCGAACAAGACGGCATGCATATCTGGGAAGATTACGTTATCCCGGAAATTATCGATCCCGATACACTTGAAGTTCTGCCCGATGGCGAAGAAGGAGAACTTGTCTTAACTGCTATAAACCGTTATGCAATGCCAATAATAAGATACAGGACGAGAGATATTACCGCAATTATTGTGAAACCTTGTTCCTGCGGCAGAACTCATCGCAGAATCACCCGCATCAAAGGAAGAACGGATGATATGATGATTATTAATGGAGTAAACATTTTTCCCGTGCAGATAGAAAAAACGATTATGAATATTCCACAGGCGAGTAAAAATTATATTATTGAAATTGGCGAGGAAAATTATATGGACAGACTCTCTGTTAAAATTGAAATCAACGATGACACCTTTAGCGGGACACTTGAAGATCTCGAAAAACTTAAATATAAGATAGAGGCTGAATTGAAATCCGAAACCGGAGTATCTCCTACGGTAAGTTTTGTCGATCAGGGAACGCTTCCCATTGCCGAAGGCAAAGTAAAAAGAGTTTATGATTTGAGAAAGAAAAATAAATTTTAA
- a CDS encoding NAD(+)/NADH kinase yields the protein MKYSAGIIYNKTKPGAKKLAGDIALWLKGNKCRVFVCDSRSAKAKKADFVLSVGGDGTMLKVIRIFSPFSVPVKGINLGSLGFLTDTDTEEIYALLKDIFKSGMKIEKRVLLSVEFTVNGKKIKKIATNDCVVRSSGSTLINVAVSIDKESTTNYQCDGIIFATPTGSTAYSLAASGPIVMPNLPVFILTPICPHTLTQRPMILSDKNEAELRANNKNNAGKILISLDGQENFQIPNGSKVRLSIYRKQLKLIKNFSKSYFETLKTKLHWGV from the coding sequence ATGAAATATAGTGCAGGAATTATTTATAATAAAACAAAACCGGGCGCAAAAAAGCTCGCGGGAGATATTGCTCTTTGGCTTAAAGGAAACAAATGCAGAGTTTTTGTTTGCGATTCACGCTCAGCAAAAGCCAAAAAAGCTGATTTTGTTTTATCTGTGGGTGGAGATGGGACTATGCTGAAAGTTATAAGAATTTTTTCCCCTTTTTCCGTCCCAGTAAAGGGCATAAATCTCGGCTCTCTAGGTTTTTTAACCGATACGGACACAGAAGAAATATACGCTCTTTTAAAAGATATTTTTAAGTCCGGAATGAAAATCGAAAAAAGAGTACTGCTTTCCGTTGAGTTTACAGTAAACGGCAAGAAAATAAAAAAAATTGCAACAAATGACTGTGTAGTGCGTTCCTCTGGAAGTACGCTTATAAACGTAGCGGTAAGCATAGACAAAGAATCCACTACGAATTATCAATGCGATGGAATAATTTTTGCTACTCCTACGGGTTCGACAGCATACTCTCTTGCTGCTTCAGGTCCTATCGTTATGCCGAATCTTCCGGTATTTATTTTAACTCCGATATGCCCCCACACTTTAACACAAAGACCCATGATACTTTCCGACAAGAATGAAGCAGAATTGCGGGCAAACAATAAAAATAATGCCGGCAAAATTTTAATATCTCTCGACGGTCAGGAAAATTTTCAAATCCCGAACGGAAGCAAAGTCAGGCTTTCGATTTACAGAAAGCAGCTTAAATTGATTAAAAATTTCAGCAAATCATATTTTGAAACTCTTAAAACAAAATTACATTGGGGCGTTTAA